CCGATGGCAAAGGTGTAGTTGGTGTGGCACTAAGTCCAAATGCTACAGCAGTTTATCGCCGTCCTAATAGTCCTTTTGAAATTTTTGGACTTGCTGCTAATAGGTTTCAACAATTATTTGTTGGGACACTGGCCGGTTTTGGACAGTTGATTACCAACTTTCAACAAACTGTTGGACAAGTTTCTGGGCCAGTTAATATTGTCAAAATTGGTGCAAAATTAGCTGAAGACAATAGCGTAAATCTGTTGTCTTTTGCGGCAATTATCAGCATTAACTTGGCTATTATCAACATTTTGCCTTTGCCAGCCTTGGATGGCGGACAACTGGCTTTTCTGCTGATTGAAGGTTTGCGTGGTAAGCCTGTTCCGGCTCGGATTCAAGAAGGTGTAATGCAAACTGGCTTGGTGTTACTGTTAGGCTTAGGAATTTTTCTGATCGTCAAAGAAACTACTCAATTAACTAGCCAATTAGAGTGGGTACAAAAGTTATTTCAGTGAAAATAGGGAGTGGGAGAGACGCGATGAATCGCGTCTGTACAAGAATGGGGAGTAGAAAAGAGAAAGTTTCGCCTTTAAAACAGCGATCGCTAGAAATTTTAACTCGTTTGAAGCGTCTTTATCCAGATGCTACTTGCTCTTTGAACTACTCAACGCCAGTACAATTGCTAGTGGCAACTATTCTCTCGGCTCAGTGTACTGATGAGCGGGTGAATAAGGTGACACCAGATTTATTTGGTAAGTTTCCTGATGCTGCAAGTTTAGCGATCGCTGACTTGGTAGAATTAGAAAGTTTAGTGCGTTCAACTGGGTTTTATCACAATAAAGCTAAAAACATTCAAGCCGCCTGTCGGATGATTGTTACCGAATTTGACTCTGTTGTGCCCAACCAAATGGAACAGTTGTTAAAGCTTCCAGGTGTGGCGCGGAAGACAGCAAATGTGGTTTTAGCTCATGCTTATGGTATTAACGCTGGGGTGACAGTAGATACTCACGTCAAGCGCCTGTGCCAACGTTTGGGTTTAACTAAGCATACAGACCCCGTTCGCATTGAGCAAGATTTAATGGGTTTATTACCGCAGCCTGATTGGGAAAATTGGTCAATTCGGCTGATTTATCACGGTCGTGCTATTTGTAAAGCCCGCTCTCCCGTTTGTGTTGCATGTGAGCTTGCTGATTTATGTCCTGCTGCTAATAAGCCAGTGGTTGTAGGTTAAGCGACACAAGTAACCCCAGAATTGATGAAGAGACTGTAGAATGGAAAACGGTGTCTTTAAATAAGTTAGAGAATATATGGCAAAAAAGAGCATGATTGAGCGCGAGAAAAAGCGCACCAGATTGATAGAAAAGTATGCTGACAAGCGCGAAGCCCTTTTGGAAGAGTTCAGAAGTGCAGCATCTCCTTTGGATAAACTGGAAATCCATCGGAAGATTCAACAGCTACCCCGCAATAGTGCGCCCACCCGCCACCGGAATCGTTGCTGGTTGACTGGTCGTTCTAGAGGAGTTTACCGCGATTTTGGCCTCTCTCGGAACGTGCTGCGAGAATGGGCGCATGAAGGTCTATTACCTGGAGTTGTTAAGTCTAGCTGGTAGTCATTGGTCATTAGTCATTAGTCATTGCTAAAAACAAAGGACAAATGACAATGACAAAAATTATTGACCGCAACACTTATCAATTCCCAGACTTTCTAAGAGTAGATCGCTGACGGCGTTAGCGATCGCAAACTCTCCATAAAAGCTATTAGAAAAATCATAGGACTGCATCTCTGTGACAATGGCAATTACCAGAGAACCAAGGTCGTTTTCTCCTTCCATCCGTTGACGCACAAAAATCTGTGCGGCTCGTTGGGCAATATTTTGATTGACTGCTTCGGGGATAAATTCTGTATCTAACCACCGTTGTAAGCGCTCTTGTAACCATTGACCTTCGAGGAAAGGGTTTTCAGGTGGTGGTAGGGTGATGGGTGGAATTGGTTGAGTCATTTTTTTTAAACGCAGAGGGACGCGGAGGGAAACGCAGAGGGACGCTGAGGTTGAGTGATAGCATCAAATTGCGTTTCTAAGAGTGTTTTTTTATATTTATTTATGCAATATGATGTCGCCGCTATTGTTGATGGTTATGCACAAGGCTATTTTCTCATGGCTGATGAGCGCGATCGCCTGAGTTGGTACGGAAGTCGCGATCGGACTTTTATTCCTTTGGATGAACGGTTTCGTTACC
This genomic interval from Nostoc sp. KVJ3 contains the following:
- the rpsN gene encoding 30S ribosomal protein S14, translating into MAKKSMIEREKKRTRLIEKYADKREALLEEFRSAASPLDKLEIHRKIQQLPRNSAPTRHRNRCWLTGRSRGVYRDFGLSRNVLREWAHEGLLPGVVKSSW
- the nth gene encoding endonuclease III — encoded protein: MNRVCTRMGSRKEKVSPLKQRSLEILTRLKRLYPDATCSLNYSTPVQLLVATILSAQCTDERVNKVTPDLFGKFPDAASLAIADLVELESLVRSTGFYHNKAKNIQAACRMIVTEFDSVVPNQMEQLLKLPGVARKTANVVLAHAYGINAGVTVDTHVKRLCQRLGLTKHTDPVRIEQDLMGLLPQPDWENWSIRLIYHGRAICKARSPVCVACELADLCPAANKPVVVG